Proteins from one Pontibacter korlensis genomic window:
- a CDS encoding helix-turn-helix domain-containing protein, producing the protein MVQHPFTFAGFDLTLCSTACTCRLLPLLQQTCPAPGKAPKAAVNQIKTYRFRLKLTRAQAQTFAQWLGSCRYVYNLCLDYKKQLYTHHTVSINKHQMQQELAAIAKEVGWIGCVHSQTLQEVTDRLFKSYDGFFKQGKGFPRFASIAPSPTSRG; encoded by the coding sequence GTGGTGCAGCATCCCTTCACTTTTGCTGGGTTCGATCTTACCCTATGTTCTACCGCCTGCACTTGCCGGCTGTTACCTTTGCTGCAGCAAACATGCCCTGCACCGGGCAAGGCGCCAAAAGCAGCCGTGAACCAGATCAAGACATACCGCTTCCGACTCAAACTCACCAGGGCGCAGGCACAGACTTTTGCCCAGTGGCTCGGTTCGTGCCGGTATGTCTACAACCTGTGTCTGGACTACAAGAAACAGCTCTACACTCACCATACTGTTTCCATTAACAAACACCAGATGCAGCAAGAACTTGCAGCCATTGCCAAGGAGGTTGGGTGGATTGGCTGTGTTCACTCACAAACTTTACAGGAGGTGACTGATAGGCTCTTCAAGTCCTACGATGGTTTTTTCAAGCAAGGCAAGGGATTCCCCAGGTTCGCCAGTATCGCTCCTTCACCCACAAGCAGGGGGTGA
- a CDS encoding PaaI family thioesterase — MDKNTDTVERVKQWCKNTMIDHLGIEITEVSEGYICGKMPVDQRTHQPMGLLHGGASVVLAESLGSLGAALRVDLTKKACVGLEINANHLRGAREGWVYGKATPIHVGRSTQVWEIKITNEGGDLVCISRMTVAVIDKK; from the coding sequence ATGGATAAAAATACTGATACGGTAGAGCGGGTAAAACAGTGGTGTAAAAACACCATGATCGACCACCTGGGCATTGAAATAACTGAAGTGAGCGAAGGCTACATCTGCGGCAAAATGCCTGTAGACCAGCGCACACACCAGCCTATGGGCCTGCTACATGGCGGAGCTTCTGTAGTACTGGCCGAATCTTTAGGAAGTTTGGGAGCCGCTCTTCGGGTAGATTTAACAAAAAAAGCCTGTGTTGGTTTAGAGATAAATGCCAACCACCTGCGCGGTGCGCGCGAAGGCTGGGTTTATGGCAAAGCTACCCCTATTCATGTAGGCCGCAGTACCCAGGTGTGGGAAATTAAAATTACCAACGAGGGTGGTGATTTGGTGTGCATCAGCCGCATGACGGTAGCCGTAATCGACAAAAAATAA
- a CDS encoding T9SS type A sorting domain-containing protein: MKHFLQRLQLLCLLACLCCTTTATAQSVFINEIHYDNASTDVNEAIEIMGPAGTDLTGWSLVLYNGSNGSVYNTNSLSGEIPGDGVHYHGFVVVNYPSNGIQNGSPDGIALVNGAGEVVQFLSYEGTMTAIGGPADGMTSQDIGVSETGTEPENFSLQLAGGGGEYPDFTWEAASESTFGGANTNQILPLGGDTDPDPEPEPEPQPSTTIVFINEIHYDNASTDTGEGVEIAGLAGTDLSGWQLIGYNGNNGASYSTTNLSGIIPAQQSGFGTVFFPIAGLQNGSPDGIALVDAAGEVVQFLSYEGAFSAVGGPADGMMSTDIEVAQPSDSPVGYSLQLTGAGSAYADFTWAPSSASTYGAVNTGQTFLPLQDVVFINEIHYDNDGTDANEGVEVAGNAGADLSGWQLVAYNGNGGGVYATINMSGIIPNQDNGYGAIFFPVNGLQNGAPDGLALVNPDGEVVEFLSYEGAMIATAGPANGLTSEAIGVTEGSSTPVNFSLQLTGTGTAYRDFTWSGPIASTYNAINTGQSFGGGTSNPDPEEPQEGSIAEARTLPVGTAVTVSGVLTATDQFGGPAYLQDETGGIAVYDQQVHAPDAFAIGDSIQITATVELFNQMPELVNVTELENFGPASAPIEPVVTSIAALGQLEGRLITIPDASFVDTDGLLFPESNYQITDATGTLALRIDAEDLVGRLKPQEPVTITGVLSSFRGSLQLLPRFQSDLPGTESYEPAGSDIPISTTLDVMTWNMEFFGATQPDFGPNNEELQLQNAARLLDSVRADIIAVQEVSDENQLQQLVDMLPGYARICSDRYSYSFNGPDPSFPAQKLCFIYNTEVISVVDDRVIFEELYDAARAGQTDLLNNYPSGDASSFWSSGRLPYMLTVDATVEGVTERIHLINIHAKSGSGFSDLSRRAYDVQALKDTLDQYYPNANLILLGDYNDDVDASIGSGETAYQLFMQAEDYDVLSYSLSAAGMRSYITQDNVIDHITISNELFDEYLPGSEALVIPFNYITNYVNTTSDHLPVVARFELTPLAVDAGNAQTVYFGYAPQACATLTASTATGGSGVYTYTWSNGQTGQRIQVCPEETTVYTVTVTDSEGRTITDTVQVCVVNVSCTKGNGEEKVEICHSTSGKKNQTICVPVHAVEGFLQRGATFGSCGTSTSCDAETPEPVATAAPEASLSAYPNPVQDYVEVRLEGAEEGELQVVLYDKVGNSIYSGKLQARNGSARLDLRGKELKSGTYYLKVVSQQTTQTVRMIKE, translated from the coding sequence ATGAAACACTTTTTACAGAGGTTGCAGCTTTTGTGCCTGCTTGCCTGTTTATGCTGCACAACAACCGCCACAGCGCAGAGCGTTTTTATCAACGAAATCCACTACGATAATGCCAGTACCGATGTAAACGAAGCCATCGAGATCATGGGGCCTGCGGGTACCGACCTCACAGGCTGGAGCCTGGTGCTGTACAACGGCAGTAATGGAAGCGTTTACAACACCAATAGTCTATCAGGCGAAATCCCTGGGGACGGGGTGCATTACCATGGCTTTGTGGTGGTAAATTATCCCAGCAATGGCATCCAGAATGGCTCTCCTGATGGTATAGCCTTGGTTAATGGCGCTGGCGAAGTGGTTCAGTTCTTAAGCTACGAAGGCACCATGACAGCCATTGGAGGACCTGCCGATGGTATGACGAGCCAGGACATAGGTGTTAGCGAGACTGGAACCGAGCCTGAGAATTTTTCCCTTCAGCTGGCAGGTGGGGGTGGTGAGTACCCTGACTTCACCTGGGAGGCTGCTTCAGAGAGTACTTTTGGAGGGGCAAACACTAACCAAATTCTCCCGTTAGGCGGTGACACAGATCCCGACCCGGAGCCTGAGCCGGAACCTCAGCCATCTACCACCATTGTTTTCATCAACGAAATACACTATGATAATGCCAGCACCGATACAGGTGAAGGCGTGGAAATAGCTGGCCTGGCGGGTACTGACCTGAGCGGCTGGCAGCTGATTGGCTACAATGGTAACAACGGTGCCAGCTACTCAACCACTAACCTTAGCGGAATCATACCTGCACAACAGTCAGGTTTCGGAACTGTGTTTTTCCCGATAGCGGGTCTCCAAAACGGTTCTCCCGATGGTATAGCACTTGTTGATGCAGCTGGTGAAGTAGTGCAGTTCCTGAGCTATGAAGGTGCCTTTTCAGCTGTTGGTGGTCCTGCCGATGGCATGATGAGCACCGATATTGAGGTGGCACAACCTTCAGATTCTCCTGTAGGCTACTCGTTGCAGCTAACTGGTGCCGGCTCTGCCTATGCTGACTTTACCTGGGCTCCGAGCAGTGCCTCTACTTACGGTGCCGTTAATACCGGCCAGACTTTCCTGCCGTTGCAGGATGTAGTGTTCATCAATGAAATTCACTACGATAATGATGGTACGGACGCTAACGAAGGAGTAGAGGTTGCTGGCAACGCCGGTGCCGATCTAAGTGGTTGGCAGTTGGTAGCCTACAACGGCAACGGAGGTGGTGTGTATGCCACTATTAACATGAGCGGTATCATCCCAAATCAGGACAATGGTTACGGAGCGATTTTCTTCCCGGTAAATGGTTTGCAAAATGGTGCTCCGGATGGTCTGGCGCTGGTAAACCCTGATGGGGAAGTGGTAGAGTTCCTGAGCTACGAAGGAGCCATGATTGCTACTGCAGGACCTGCTAACGGTCTTACCAGCGAAGCTATCGGGGTAACAGAGGGATCTTCAACGCCGGTTAACTTTTCCTTGCAGCTAACAGGTACCGGAACAGCATACAGGGACTTTACCTGGAGCGGACCTATCGCCAGCACATACAATGCAATAAATACAGGCCAAAGCTTTGGCGGTGGCACCAGTAACCCAGACCCGGAAGAACCGCAGGAGGGAAGCATAGCTGAGGCCAGAACATTACCTGTGGGCACAGCTGTAACTGTAAGTGGTGTACTTACAGCTACAGACCAGTTCGGAGGCCCAGCTTACTTGCAAGATGAAACAGGAGGTATAGCCGTATATGACCAGCAGGTACATGCACCAGACGCCTTTGCTATTGGCGATTCTATCCAGATAACAGCAACAGTAGAACTGTTCAACCAAATGCCGGAGCTGGTAAACGTAACGGAGCTGGAGAACTTTGGCCCAGCATCAGCACCAATCGAACCAGTTGTGACAAGTATAGCAGCGCTTGGTCAGCTAGAGGGAAGGCTGATAACTATACCTGACGCTTCTTTTGTAGACACAGATGGCCTGCTTTTCCCGGAGAGTAATTACCAGATTACAGATGCTACAGGTACACTGGCGCTGCGCATCGATGCAGAAGATCTTGTTGGCCGTCTGAAACCACAGGAGCCTGTAACAATAACAGGTGTTTTGAGCAGCTTTAGAGGAAGCCTGCAGTTGTTGCCGCGTTTCCAGAGCGACCTGCCAGGCACAGAGTCGTACGAACCAGCCGGCAGCGACATTCCAATTTCAACAACTTTGGATGTAATGACCTGGAACATGGAGTTCTTTGGTGCCACACAGCCAGATTTTGGCCCGAACAATGAGGAACTTCAATTACAGAATGCTGCCAGGTTGTTAGACAGTGTACGCGCTGACATTATTGCCGTGCAGGAGGTGTCGGACGAAAACCAGTTGCAGCAGTTGGTAGATATGCTTCCTGGCTATGCCAGAATTTGCTCTGATCGTTACTCCTACTCTTTCAACGGGCCTGACCCGAGCTTCCCGGCGCAGAAGCTGTGCTTTATTTATAATACAGAAGTCATTTCGGTGGTAGATGACCGTGTAATTTTTGAGGAGCTTTATGATGCTGCCCGTGCCGGACAGACTGATCTTTTAAACAACTATCCTTCAGGAGACGCTTCTTCCTTCTGGTCGAGCGGTAGGCTGCCTTATATGTTAACTGTGGATGCTACAGTGGAGGGGGTAACCGAGCGCATACACCTGATCAACATCCATGCTAAGTCTGGCTCAGGCTTCTCTGATTTGTCTCGCCGCGCTTATGATGTACAGGCTCTGAAGGATACACTGGATCAGTATTACCCTAACGCTAACCTTATACTGCTGGGCGATTATAATGACGATGTGGATGCCTCAATAGGAAGCGGCGAAACAGCTTACCAGCTATTTATGCAGGCGGAGGATTATGATGTACTGTCTTACAGCTTGAGTGCTGCAGGTATGCGCTCATACATTACGCAGGACAATGTGATAGACCATATTACCATCAGCAATGAGTTGTTTGATGAGTACCTGCCTGGTTCAGAAGCACTGGTGATACCATTTAACTACATCACTAATTATGTAAACACTACCTCCGATCACTTACCGGTGGTAGCTCGTTTCGAACTGACACCATTGGCGGTGGATGCAGGTAATGCGCAGACAGTATACTTTGGTTATGCGCCACAAGCTTGTGCTACGCTTACGGCAAGTACAGCCACAGGTGGTTCCGGAGTTTATACCTATACCTGGAGCAACGGACAAACTGGCCAGCGCATACAGGTTTGCCCAGAGGAGACGACAGTATACACTGTTACTGTTACTGACTCGGAAGGCCGTACTATTACTGATACTGTGCAGGTTTGTGTGGTAAACGTTAGCTGCACAAAAGGAAACGGAGAAGAGAAAGTGGAGATCTGCCACAGCACATCAGGTAAAAAGAACCAGACAATATGCGTGCCTGTGCATGCTGTAGAAGGATTCCTGCAGCGCGGAGCTACTTTTGGTAGCTGCGGCACGAGCACTTCCTGCGACGCCGAGACGCCTGAACCTGTAGCTACTGCTGCTCCAGAAGCAAGCTTGAGTGCTTACCCGAACCCAGTGCAGGACTATGTGGAGGTGCGTCTGGAAGGTGCTGAAGAAGGCGAGTTACAGGTGGTACTGTATGACAAAGTAGGCAACAGTATTTACAGCGGTAAACTACAAGCCCGCAACGGAAGTGCTAGACTAGACCTGCGTGGCAAAGAACTGAAGTCTGGTACTTACTACCTGAAAGTGGTAAGTCAGCAAACTACACAAACAGTAAGGATGATCAAAGAATAA
- a CDS encoding DoxX family protein: MNLTHDMHRVERWADTHHPMWLDFLRIGLGIFLMVKGFMFIQDTQALFSIMNKSQFPWVSMGLAHYVAFAHLVGGLLIALGLITRIAILFQLPILLGAVFFINPERGFYSENTELWSSVVVLFLLIFFLVFGSGRFSVDQLIRKPDKDWLY; the protein is encoded by the coding sequence ATGAACCTAACACACGACATGCATCGCGTTGAACGCTGGGCTGATACACATCACCCCATGTGGCTCGACTTCCTTAGGATTGGCCTTGGCATATTCCTGATGGTGAAGGGCTTTATGTTCATTCAGGATACGCAAGCCCTGTTTAGCATTATGAACAAGAGCCAATTTCCGTGGGTATCTATGGGGCTAGCGCATTATGTAGCATTTGCCCACCTGGTGGGCGGCCTGCTGATAGCCCTCGGACTGATAACCCGCATCGCTATCCTATTCCAGTTGCCTATATTGCTAGGTGCTGTATTTTTCATCAACCCGGAAAGAGGCTTCTACTCCGAAAACACTGAACTATGGTCTTCTGTAGTTGTGCTGTTTTTACTTATTTTCTTCCTGGTTTTCGGTTCCGGCCGTTTTTCAGTAGATCAGCTCATTCGTAAACCAGACAAAGACTGGCTGTACTGA
- the menD gene encoding 2-succinyl-5-enolpyruvyl-6-hydroxy-3-cyclohexene-1-carboxylic-acid synthase, whose product MIIQPVVNVAEICARKGVEQVVLSPGSRCAPLTIAFARHPKLTVRTISDERAAAFIALGLALKTGKPTVLVCTSGTAALNYAPAVAEAYFQQVPLLILTADRPPEWIDQLDGQTIRQQNVFGQHIKQSHSFPVDFSHPDAVWHSERMVSDALNEAVAFPAGPVHINMPLREPFYPAPGEELNFDAQVKVIEEEPQSFELGQAQAIKLQQEILKYKKVVVLAGHDQRQEALLQNLNTFARSTGAVVVGDLISNTYELPQVVRYQDIIFANPDMEQLTKLQPDLLITFGKSSISKALKLYLRQYKPVAHWHLQPAGQVADTFQTLTKIIRCSPQSFFAGMAGSVKTESDFADTWVQANNVAASFIQNYTSEAAFSELPVVARVLQALPSKSNLHLANSMSVRYANIIGLSAKQQVEVYANRGTSGIDGSTSTTVGCALASTDINTLLSGDLAFFYDRNALWHNYLPQNLRIVLLNNHAGGIFRLIDGPKQQPELAPYFETHQALNAENTAKDFGMRYTSVQSLQELEQALPAFFAADAGAGILEIFTNSAANAEAFEQYRKAVRQLQL is encoded by the coding sequence ATGATCATACAACCTGTTGTTAATGTTGCTGAGATTTGTGCCCGTAAGGGTGTGGAGCAGGTAGTGCTGTCGCCGGGTTCTCGCTGTGCCCCGCTAACGATTGCCTTCGCACGCCACCCAAAACTTACAGTGCGAACCATAAGCGATGAACGAGCTGCAGCCTTTATAGCACTAGGCCTTGCCCTTAAAACAGGAAAACCAACTGTGCTGGTATGCACCTCAGGCACGGCAGCTTTAAACTATGCGCCGGCTGTGGCTGAAGCGTATTTTCAGCAGGTGCCTTTGCTTATACTTACAGCCGACCGACCACCCGAGTGGATCGACCAGTTGGATGGGCAGACAATTCGTCAGCAGAATGTTTTTGGGCAGCATATAAAGCAAAGCCACAGCTTTCCGGTAGACTTCTCTCACCCTGATGCCGTGTGGCACAGTGAGCGTATGGTATCAGATGCGCTGAACGAGGCAGTAGCTTTTCCTGCCGGACCGGTACACATCAACATGCCGCTACGGGAGCCCTTCTACCCTGCTCCAGGCGAGGAACTGAATTTTGATGCACAGGTAAAGGTAATTGAGGAGGAGCCGCAGAGCTTTGAACTGGGCCAGGCACAGGCAATAAAGCTGCAGCAGGAAATTCTGAAGTATAAAAAAGTAGTAGTATTGGCGGGCCACGATCAGCGCCAGGAGGCACTGCTTCAAAATCTGAATACCTTTGCCCGATCAACAGGTGCTGTGGTGGTTGGCGACCTCATCAGCAATACTTATGAGCTGCCACAGGTGGTACGTTACCAGGATATCATCTTTGCAAATCCTGACATGGAGCAACTAACAAAGCTACAGCCTGACCTGCTTATTACCTTTGGCAAGTCTAGTATCTCAAAGGCACTGAAGCTGTACCTGCGCCAGTATAAGCCTGTGGCTCACTGGCACCTGCAGCCAGCTGGCCAGGTGGCCGATACTTTCCAAACGCTTACTAAGATTATTCGCTGTTCACCGCAAAGCTTTTTTGCAGGCATGGCTGGCAGTGTAAAAACAGAAAGTGATTTCGCTGATACCTGGGTGCAGGCAAATAATGTAGCTGCAAGCTTTATTCAAAACTATACCAGTGAAGCCGCCTTTAGTGAGCTACCTGTGGTGGCACGGGTGCTACAGGCTTTGCCTTCTAAAAGCAACCTGCACCTGGCAAACTCAATGTCGGTGCGCTATGCAAATATCATAGGGCTTTCGGCAAAACAACAAGTAGAAGTTTATGCTAACCGCGGCACCAGCGGCATTGATGGCAGCACCAGCACCACTGTTGGCTGTGCCTTGGCAAGCACCGACATCAACACCCTTCTAAGCGGAGACTTGGCATTCTTTTACGACCGCAATGCGCTATGGCACAACTACCTGCCGCAAAACCTTCGCATCGTGTTGCTCAACAACCATGCTGGGGGTATTTTTAGGTTGATAGACGGCCCTAAGCAGCAACCGGAGCTGGCACCATACTTTGAAACGCACCAAGCCTTGAATGCTGAGAATACTGCCAAGGACTTTGGCATGCGCTATACATCTGTCCAATCGTTACAAGAACTGGAACAGGCCTTACCTGCTTTTTTTGCCGCTGATGCAGGGGCAGGTATACTGGAAATTTTCACCAACAGTGCAGCTAATGCTGAGGCTTTCGAGCAGTACAGAAAGGCGGTAAGGCAATTACAGCTATAG
- a CDS encoding isochorismate synthase, producing the protein MGTDTRVYTLQDIFRAAIAGQKAVAVWRLPNTDTVQACVQLGKQFTTGQPQLETSPFGFFFCPFQTSRQNQNLFIKGDLYFDGDDLVTAADAPAQQLDSFLKLLQQEQQNDSWHPSADDENHTCQTEQGFIDAVTKAVAAIQAEEMEKVVLSRNNRIQLPDQFSPIAALKSMAAAYPRAFISLVSIPGVGTWMGASPEILVSINEQQVFHTMALAGTQTAVENVADAIWRQKEIEEQAMVERYILSCFKKLRLRDYNEVGPRTVIAGNLMHLRTDFKVNLRDVHFPTLGTDMLELLHPTSAVCGLPKEPALQFILAHEGYNRSYYSGYLGPVNGSNGTHLYVNLRCMELLEHEAILYAGAGITEASDPQKEWQETQHKMQTMREILSIFG; encoded by the coding sequence ATGGGTACAGATACCCGCGTGTATACTTTACAGGATATTTTCAGGGCAGCCATCGCCGGGCAAAAGGCGGTGGCTGTCTGGCGCTTGCCCAATACGGATACCGTACAAGCATGCGTACAACTGGGGAAACAGTTTACAACCGGGCAGCCACAACTCGAGACAAGCCCTTTTGGTTTTTTCTTTTGCCCTTTCCAGACCTCCAGGCAGAACCAAAACCTCTTTATCAAAGGAGATTTATACTTTGACGGAGATGATTTGGTAACGGCAGCTGATGCACCTGCACAGCAACTGGACAGCTTCTTAAAGCTGCTACAGCAGGAGCAACAGAACGATAGCTGGCATCCCTCCGCTGATGATGAAAACCACACCTGCCAGACGGAGCAAGGTTTTATTGATGCCGTAACTAAGGCTGTGGCAGCCATACAGGCAGAAGAGATGGAAAAGGTGGTGCTATCCAGAAACAACCGTATACAGTTGCCAGACCAGTTCTCCCCTATTGCCGCGTTGAAGTCTATGGCAGCCGCTTACCCTAGAGCTTTTATATCGCTAGTCTCAATACCGGGAGTTGGTACCTGGATGGGAGCCTCTCCTGAGATATTGGTTAGCATAAATGAGCAACAGGTATTTCATACTATGGCCCTGGCAGGCACACAAACCGCTGTTGAGAATGTGGCCGATGCCATCTGGCGGCAGAAGGAAATTGAGGAGCAGGCCATGGTAGAGCGATATATCCTGAGCTGTTTTAAAAAGCTGCGCCTCCGCGACTACAACGAGGTAGGCCCCAGAACAGTAATTGCCGGAAACCTGATGCACCTGCGCACCGATTTTAAGGTAAATCTGAGGGATGTGCACTTCCCTACCCTGGGTACAGACATGCTGGAGCTGCTGCATCCTACCTCAGCCGTTTGCGGACTGCCTAAGGAGCCTGCACTACAATTTATACTTGCCCACGAGGGTTATAACCGCAGCTACTACAGCGGCTATCTAGGGCCAGTTAATGGCTCTAACGGCACACACCTGTACGTAAACCTGCGCTGCATGGAACTGCTGGAGCACGAGGCTATACTTTATGCCGGTGCCGGTATAACCGAAGCCTCCGACCCACAGAAAGAGTGGCAGGAAACACAGCATAAAATGCAAACCATGCGGGAGATACTTTCTATTTTTGGGTGA
- a CDS encoding DoxX family protein, with product MNLTHELSHSAPKTSASNPIWMDGLRIALGVFLFIKGILFLEHTSDVFYIFSQSQELIDIKKASVLTSGVHIVGGMMIAIGMLTRLSLLCQIPVVLGAVLIVNPQRGMHLGNTELWLSVAVLALLVFFMIVGPGRYSVDNKVLRQQKPEV from the coding sequence ATGAACCTTACGCACGAATTAAGCCACTCTGCCCCCAAAACCAGCGCTAGCAACCCTATCTGGATGGACGGCCTTCGAATTGCCTTAGGTGTCTTTCTCTTCATAAAAGGTATCCTATTTCTGGAGCATACGAGCGATGTGTTCTATATCTTCAGTCAGAGCCAGGAGCTTATTGATATCAAGAAAGCCTCGGTATTAACCAGCGGCGTGCACATAGTAGGCGGAATGATGATAGCCATAGGTATGCTAACACGCCTTTCCTTACTTTGCCAGATACCGGTTGTACTAGGGGCTGTGCTGATTGTAAACCCACAGCGCGGTATGCACCTGGGCAACACTGAACTTTGGCTATCTGTTGCCGTGCTGGCTCTTCTGGTGTTCTTCATGATTGTAGGCCCCGGCCGCTATTCTGTAGACAACAAGGTACTGCGCCAGCAGAAGCCAGAAGTTTAA
- a CDS encoding pyruvate dehydrogenase complex dihydrolipoamide acetyltransferase: MAEVIRMPKMSDTMTEGVIASWLKKEGDKVSSGDILAEVETDKATMELESYEDGTLLYIGPKKGDAVPVDAVIAIIGKEGEDISGLLNEVKGGGAPAAAKEEKQEEKKTETKPAAAAEEAPANPGVDVSNIKASVIRMPKMSDTMTEGVLVSWQKKEGDKVKSGDILAEVETDKATMELESYEDGTLLYIGVKEGDSVAVDAIIAIIGEEGADYKALLNAASSNREDREENAKTDEAVQAGVDAATSDKVQETEVPGPGAVEQGAADTSENGRIKASPLAKRVAKEKGYSLSQIKGTGEGGRIVLRDVESFTPSAAPQKAAAPQTTAAPSAIPGAPGESYEEVNVSQMRKVIARRLAESKFSAPHFYLTMEIDMDKAMEARASINEVSPVKISFNDLVIKAAAAALRQHPAVNSSWLGDKIRYNKHINIGVAVAVEEGLLVPVVRNADYKSLSAISAEVKELGGKAKNKKLQPSEWEGNTFTISNLGMFGIEEFTAIINPPDACIMAVGGIKQVPVVKNGNIQIGNVMKVTLSCDHRVVDGAVGSAFLQTFKNLLENPVRILV; encoded by the coding sequence ATGGCTGAAGTTATAAGAATGCCCAAGATGAGCGACACGATGACGGAGGGGGTGATTGCATCTTGGTTGAAAAAAGAAGGCGATAAGGTGAGCTCCGGCGACATCCTGGCCGAAGTAGAGACCGATAAGGCTACTATGGAGCTGGAATCCTATGAAGATGGTACACTGCTGTACATCGGCCCTAAAAAGGGTGATGCTGTGCCGGTAGACGCTGTAATAGCGATTATTGGTAAAGAAGGCGAGGATATTTCAGGCCTGCTGAACGAGGTGAAAGGTGGCGGCGCACCAGCTGCTGCTAAAGAAGAGAAGCAGGAAGAGAAAAAGACTGAAACCAAGCCAGCCGCTGCTGCAGAGGAAGCGCCGGCAAACCCTGGAGTTGATGTAAGCAATATCAAGGCTTCTGTTATCCGCATGCCGAAAATGAGCGACACCATGACTGAAGGTGTACTTGTTAGCTGGCAGAAAAAAGAAGGTGATAAAGTGAAGTCTGGTGACATCCTGGCCGAGGTAGAAACTGATAAAGCTACCATGGAGCTGGAGTCTTACGAAGACGGAACGCTACTATACATTGGTGTTAAAGAAGGTGATTCTGTAGCTGTTGATGCCATCATTGCCATTATTGGTGAAGAGGGTGCAGACTACAAGGCGCTTCTGAACGCTGCTTCTTCTAACAGAGAAGATCGTGAAGAGAACGCTAAAACTGACGAGGCTGTACAGGCTGGAGTAGATGCTGCCACTTCTGATAAAGTACAGGAGACTGAAGTACCTGGACCAGGAGCTGTTGAGCAAGGTGCTGCCGATACTTCTGAGAATGGCCGTATCAAGGCTTCTCCTTTGGCGAAGCGTGTTGCTAAGGAAAAAGGCTATAGTTTATCTCAAATAAAAGGAACCGGAGAGGGTGGCCGTATCGTGCTGCGCGATGTGGAGAGCTTTACGCCATCCGCTGCGCCACAAAAAGCTGCTGCTCCTCAAACTACAGCTGCGCCTTCAGCTATACCTGGTGCACCGGGCGAGTCTTACGAGGAAGTGAATGTATCGCAGATGCGCAAGGTAATTGCACGTCGTCTTGCTGAAAGCAAGTTTTCTGCGCCGCACTTCTACCTGACCATGGAGATCGATATGGACAAAGCCATGGAGGCACGTGCCAGCATCAACGAGGTTTCTCCGGTGAAGATATCGTTCAACGACCTGGTGATCAAAGCTGCAGCTGCTGCACTTCGTCAGCACCCTGCAGTTAACTCATCCTGGTTAGGCGATAAGATTCGTTACAACAAGCACATCAATATTGGTGTAGCAGTAGCGGTAGAAGAAGGCCTGTTGGTACCAGTGGTTCGCAATGCTGACTATAAGTCGCTTTCTGCTATCTCTGCAGAGGTGAAAGAGCTTGGTGGCAAAGCGAAGAACAAGAAGCTTCAGCCTTCAGAGTGGGAAGGAAATACCTTCACCATCTCTAACCTGGGTATGTTCGGTATCGAGGAGTTCACAGCCATCATCAACCCACCAGATGCTTGCATCATGGCCGTTGGTGGCATTAAGCAAGTGCCGGTTGTGAAAAATGGTAACATCCAGATCGGAAACGTGATGAAAGTTACCTTGTCTTGCGACCACCGCGTAGTTGACGGTGCTGTGGGATCTGCCTTCCTGCAGACGTTCAAGAACCTGTTGGAAAACCCGGTAAGAATCCTGGTGTAA
- a CDS encoding histidine phosphatase family protein — protein sequence MSIKKVYLIRHGQTDYNLQSIVQGSGVDAPLNATGQRQAELFYQKYKDVKFDKVYTSTLQRSIQSVQRFIDLGIPHEKHAGLNEINWGTREGTRITPEEDAYYHGILQTWCDGNTGICIEGGESPDLVYERQKPFIDLMLSRPEEETILVCMHGRAMRILLCQLLRYPLRCMDEFRHENLCLYELDYTGSMFAVRKYCDVAHLQVPAEGITQK from the coding sequence TTGAGTATTAAGAAAGTATACCTCATCCGCCACGGGCAAACCGACTACAACCTGCAGAGCATTGTGCAGGGCAGTGGTGTAGATGCACCTTTGAATGCCACAGGCCAGCGCCAGGCAGAGCTCTTTTATCAGAAGTATAAGGACGTTAAGTTCGACAAAGTTTATACTTCCACGCTGCAGCGCAGTATACAGTCGGTACAGCGGTTTATTGATCTGGGCATTCCGCACGAGAAACACGCCGGGCTAAACGAGATCAACTGGGGCACGCGCGAGGGCACCCGCATTACTCCGGAGGAGGATGCTTACTACCATGGCATACTGCAAACCTGGTGCGATGGCAACACAGGCATTTGCATTGAAGGTGGTGAGAGTCCGGATTTGGTATATGAGCGACAGAAGCCGTTTATAGACCTGATGCTGAGCAGGCCTGAGGAAGAAACCATTCTGGTTTGTATGCATGGCCGTGCGATGAGAATCTTACTGTGCCAGCTCTTGCGTTACCCGCTGCGTTGCATGGATGAGTTCCGCCATGAAAACCTGTGCCTCTACGAGCTGGACTACACCGGAAGCATGTTTGCGGTAAGGAAGTATTGCGATGTGGCGCACCTACAGGTGCCTGCCGAGGGAATAACGCAGAAGTAA